One stretch of Schizosaccharomyces pombe strain 972h- genome assembly, chromosome: III DNA includes these proteins:
- the duc1 gene encoding protein duc1, producing MKLKVSIGCDAQHTQIAWVNYEGRPTEVDGPLWVGRILVRVRDFDGFTPDGSPPKRDSEYFRGRSRKFQIQAEGRFKKEYNGDQVIYGTQFDHMISTFPESAFRAGMRIAKYIDPAVYYDKYARSPYIMSPFVACVNTLSAWPAPSRLEDAVISLVEADSQESDTESLPEINDSSDVSLSDLPSTNVTPKKTTTQIDVQTNIVTPPITVTAVPDSPNPPAATPATVADNDDLSIVSSDSGNTTAPRKNRHRYWSFAGFSDSTRFSHLNVPAAIPDAPSVKTETSQNVSQLSVKSAATSLAPVEDDEDDELLLHRHITNKHKDFNLHVKQLGLLHKPSLDLEEGYIMDENYGKDVYKHGISNVPDDENEDDLQRYFTALEMQQDQKEQHKKSKNKDPFRKITHPSLHLGKFSTPKLIKRMSLRSKKSLRNDSKSDDVGNSTHRFSTASAASTSAVKTEKEKKMSAPRRSLDKLIRIGSLHRHHHHHHKTDLIESDSGIEASESNRRKSDIFSFSGRNSFSVSRPSSSHSTLSYANDSASSAVNVAGETGSLPPLREQTSITSGVPPSNRLKKHVSTPEKIVEERSIDEVSQSNTPSSKQLPQSVDGKTVTANANSTTVAKQPTSNVALTRPKPVRTATSQSKIPKPVKHIPSDSNNLDPQLGPWRFANPKVDPIEDNSFIFGEHKSVKERRKYFSSSKFCRENFFYDKDVVYCMSFFSPHMDFNTFNLNIGPIRLNVYKHLNSDGHQPIRYMMRETDDEDAVMFVVEFDLLEDDDETVLAEQAKERERRKQT from the exons atgaaattaaaggTCAGTATTGGCTGCGATGCACAGCACACACAGATTGCTTGGGTGAATTATGAAGGGCGGCCTACTGAAGTCGATGGCCCGTTATGGGTTGGTAGAATCCTCGTTCGCGTACGCGATTTCGATGGTTTTACTCCTGACGGTAGCCCTCCAAAGAGAGATTCCGAGTATTTTCGAGGTCGCTCACGAAAGTTTCAAATACAAGCTGAAGGCCGATTCAAAAAGGAATACAATGGAGATCAAGTCATTTATGGCACACAGTTCGACCATATGATCTCTACCTTCCCAGAaa GTGCTTTCCGAGCTGGTATGCGGATTGCCAAATATATTGACCCTGCTGTGTATTATGATAAATATGCCAGATCCCCGTATATCATGTCACC ATTCGTCGCTTGTGTGAATACACTCTCTGCATGGCCGGCTCCATCGCGTCTTGAAGATGCTGTTATTTCATTAGTGGAAGCTGATTCTCAGGAATCAGACACTGAATCGTTACCTGAAATTAACGACTCCTCGGATGTCAGTTTATCAGACCTTCCCTCTACCAACGTTACTCCCAAGAAAACCACGACACAAATAGATGTTCAAACAAATATTGTTACTCCGCCAATTACTGTTACAGCAGTACCCGACTCTCCAAATCCCCCTGCTGCTACCCCCGCTACCGTTGCAGATAATGATGATCTTAGTATAGTATCCTCTGATTCTGGAAATACCACTGCACCTCGAAAAAATAGACACCGGTATTGGAGTTTTGCTGGATTTAGCGATAGCACACGGTTTTCACATTTAAACGTTCCGGCTGCAATACCGGATGCTCCATCAGTTAAGACTGAAACTTCCCAAAACGTGTCTCAATTATCTGTAAAATCTGCAGCTACTTCTCTAGCTCCTGTGGAGGATGATGAAGACGATGAGCTTTTATTACATCGTCACATTACCAATAAACATAAggattttaatttacatGTCAAGCAGCTAGGATTGCTTCACAAACCTAGTTTGGACCTGGAAGAGGGTTATATAATGGATGAGAATTATGGAAAGGACGTGTACAAGCATGGTATTTCCAATGTTCCTGATGAcgaaaatgaagatgacTTGCAACGTTACTTTACTGCTTTAGAAATGCAACAGGATCAAAAGGAACAGCATAAGAAATCTAAAAACAAAGACCCGTTTCGTAAAATTACACATCCTTCTTTACATCTTGGAAAATTTTCCACGCCCAAACTAATAAAACGTATGTCCCTTCgctcaaaaaaaagtttaagaAACGATTCGAAATCGGATGACGTCGGTAATTCTACTCATCGATTTTCTACCGCTAGTGCAGCATCCACGTCTGCTGtaaaaactgaaaaagaaaagaaaatgtcgGCGCCACGTCGCTCTcttgataaattaattcGCATAGGTTCTTTACACCGTCaccatcatcatcatcacaAAACCGACCTAATTGAATCTGACTCTGGAATTGAAGCCAGTGAAAGTAACCGTCGTAAATCtgacattttttctttttctggAAGAAACTCATTTTCCGTTTCTCGTCCTTCCTCTTCTCATTCCACGTTGTCATATGCCAATGATTCAGCATCATCTGCTGTTAACGTGGCTGGAGAGACTGGGTCGTTACCTCCGCTACGTGAACAAACATCTATAACCAGCGGTGTCCCACCTTCTAATAGGCTTAAAAAACACGTTTCAACACCTGAAAAGATTGTTGAGGAGCGATCGATTGATGAAGTATCACAATCTAATACTCCTTCTTCAAAACAATTGCCTCAATCTGTTGACGGAAAGACTGTTACCGCGAATGCTAATAGTACCACCGTCGCAAAGCAACCCACGTCTAATGTGGCGTTGACGAGGCCAAAGCCCGTGCGGACGGCTACTAGTCAATCAAAAATACCGAAACCTGTTAAACACATCCCTTCTGATTCAAATAATCTCGATCCACAACTTGGACCTTGGAGATTCGCCAATCCCAAAGTGGATCCTATAGAAGACAAttcgtttatttttggtGAACACAAGTCAGTAAAGGAAAGACGAAAGTACTTTTCAAGCTCCAAATTTTGTCGagaaaatttcttttacgATAAAGATGTAGTTTATTGCATGAGTTTCTTTTCCCCTCATATGGATTTTAATACCTTTAATTTGAATATCGGACCCATTCGGCTCAATGTTTATAAGCATTTGAACTCTGATGGTCATCAGCCAATCCGATATATGATGCGTGAAACCGATGATGAAGATGCTGTTATGTTTGTTGTCGAGTTTGACCTCCTCGAAGATGATGATGAGACAGTTCTTGCCGAGCAGGCTAAGGAGcgtgaaagaagaaaacaaacTTAA